The following coding sequences lie in one Alloacidobacterium dinghuense genomic window:
- a CDS encoding UDP-glucose--hexose-1-phosphate uridylyltransferase, translating to MSDSAYQFPHRRYNPLRRQWVLISPHRTQRPWQGEVNPSSGFSDVHYDPICYLCPGNERAGGHRTPRYESVFIFDNDYAALLPDSPAPQTAGMLPLLRAEQERGICRVLCFHPDHSLTVAVMDEPDILRVVEAWVEQYKELSANPSISHVQIFENRGAMMGASNPHPHCQVWATEHVPDEPAIETESLKAYQAEHGSCLLCDYLKTETDQRTRIICENDEFLVLVPWWAVWPFETLVLAKKHVGSMAEFSAAQRAALANILKQVTTRYDNLFETSFPYTMGFHQTPCDGEQHPEWHFHAHYYPPLLRSATVRKFMVGFEMLGMPQRDITPESAAERLRALSATHFTRK from the coding sequence GTGAGCGATTCTGCCTACCAGTTCCCCCATCGCCGTTACAATCCGCTGCGCCGCCAATGGGTACTCATTTCGCCGCACCGCACACAACGGCCATGGCAGGGAGAGGTCAATCCGTCATCGGGATTTTCCGATGTGCACTACGATCCCATCTGTTACCTGTGCCCGGGCAATGAGCGCGCAGGAGGGCATCGTACGCCTCGTTATGAAAGCGTATTCATTTTCGATAATGACTATGCAGCGCTGCTGCCGGATTCTCCCGCGCCCCAGACTGCGGGAATGCTGCCGTTGCTGCGCGCAGAACAAGAGCGCGGCATCTGCCGCGTGCTCTGTTTTCATCCCGATCACAGTCTGACGGTGGCCGTGATGGATGAACCGGATATTCTGCGTGTGGTCGAAGCATGGGTTGAGCAATACAAGGAACTGTCTGCCAATCCGTCGATAAGCCATGTGCAGATTTTCGAGAACCGCGGGGCGATGATGGGCGCGAGCAATCCGCATCCTCACTGCCAGGTCTGGGCGACGGAGCATGTTCCTGACGAACCGGCGATCGAAACGGAGTCGCTGAAGGCGTATCAGGCGGAACACGGTTCTTGTCTGCTCTGCGATTACTTAAAGACCGAGACCGACCAACGGACGCGCATCATCTGCGAGAACGATGAGTTTCTCGTTCTTGTTCCGTGGTGGGCAGTGTGGCCGTTTGAAACTCTGGTCCTGGCGAAGAAGCATGTCGGTTCGATGGCTGAGTTTTCTGCGGCGCAGCGCGCGGCGTTGGCAAATATCCTCAAGCAGGTCACGACGCGCTACGACAATCTTTTCGAGACGAGCTTTCCTTATACGATGGGCTTCCACCAAACGCCGTGCGATGGCGAGCAGCATCCGGAATGGCACTTCCATGCGCACTATTACCCGCCACTGCTACGCTCGGCGACAGTGCGCAAGTTCATGGTCGGGTTTGAGATGCTGGGAATGCCGCAGCGTGATATCACGCCCGAAAGTGCGGCAGAGAGGTTGAGGGCGCTTTCTGCGACTCACTTTACCCGTAAGTGA